A window of the Thalassophryne amazonica chromosome 11, fThaAma1.1, whole genome shotgun sequence genome harbors these coding sequences:
- the LOC117520275 gene encoding serine protease 23 — protein sequence MTPRPKFSLLTHLLLILLPLTQSFLHPPHHPPAYMHMLVPHAPTPLSRSRFSAHTQLDFTTHCNSSCFHRGQEAAQGQQLSGKLAFETLYADGSRTLTTVDVEDDEETEGAGSRFRHPSLYRKMPRVKPGHRRTRRQIYGADGRFNIQGDKFLLDYPFSTAVRISTGCTGVLVSQQHVLTAAHCVHDGKDYVKGARKLRVGFLIPPSINSTTTGPKSAKKPLVRWVRVKRTRVPKGWIQGPQEVSMDFDYALLELRWPHHRPFMRLAVAPSSDDLAGHRIHFSGFDSDRPGELVYRFCPVEEESSNLIYQHCDARPGASGSGVYGRVWDNSLARWERKVIGIFSGHQWLEIDGENKDYNVAVRITPLKFAQICYWLHGNRLDCTQD from the coding sequence ATGACGCCACGGCCCAAGTTCTCCCTACTCACCCACCTGCTCCTGATCCTCTTGCCTCTCACTCAGTCGTTCCTGCACCCTCCCCACCACCCACCGGCCTACATGCACATGCTGGTGCCTCATGCACCCACGCCTTTGAGCCGCTCTCGCTTCAGCGCCCACACCCAGCTGGACTTCACCACCCACTGCAACTCCAGCTGCTTCCACCGAGGACAGGAGGCGGCCCAGGGGCAACAGCTCAGCGGCAAACTCGCTTTCGAGACCCTTTATGCCGACGGCTCCCGCACCCTTACGACTGTGGACGTGGAGGACGATGAGGAGACTGAGGGTGCTGGAAGCCGCTTTCGTCACCCGTCATTGTACAGGAAAATGCCACGGGTGAAGCCCGGGCACAGGCGCACCAGGCGGCAGATCTATGGCGCAGACGGACGGTTTAACATTCAAGGTGATAAGTTCTTGCTGGACTACCCGTTCTCCACAGCTGTACGGATCTCCACAGGCTGCACTGGAGTTCTTGTGTCTCAGCAGCATGTCCTAACAGCCGCCCACTGTGTGCACGATGGGAAAGACTACGTCAAGGGGGCGCGAAAGCTCAGGGTGGGTTTCTTGATTCCGCCATCCATTAATAGCACCACAACTGGCCCGAAATCCGCCAAGAAGCCTCTGGTACGCTGGGTGAGGGTCAAACGCACTCGTGTGCCAAAGGGCTGGATCCAGGGCCCACAAGAGGTCAGCATGGACTTTGATTACGCCCTGCTGGAGTTGCGCTGGCCTCACCACCGGCCATTCATGCGCCTTGCTGTGGCTCCTTCCTCTGATGACCTGGCAGGGCATCGTATCCACTTCTCAGGTTTTGACAGCGATCGACCAGGAGAGCTGGTCTACCGCTTCTGCCCGGTGGAAGAAGAGTCTAGCAACCTCATATACCAGCACTGCGATGCCCGACCTGGAGCCAGCGGCTCAGGGGTGTACGGAAGGGTGTGGGACAATTCCTTAGCACGATGGGAAAGGAAAGTCATCGGTATTTTCTCTGGACACCAATGGCTGGAGATAGACGGGGAGAACAAGGACTACAACGTGGCCGTGCGCATCACTCCTTTGAAGTTTGCTCAGATCTGTTACTGGTTGCATGGCAACCGTCTAGACTGCACCCAGGATTAA
- the cfl1 gene encoding cofilin-1, whose translation MASGVTVTDEVVAVFNDMKVRKAQQNEDEKKKRKKSVMFCLSDDKKKIVLECGKEITLGDIGTTVDDPYHHFVKMLPLNDCRYALYDATYETKETKKEDLVFIFWAPESAPLKSKMIYASSKDAIKRKFTGIKHEWQVNGLEDIKDRRTLAEKLGGSSVVSLEGSPL comes from the exons GCCTCTGGTGTAACGGTCACAGATGAAGTTGTTGCAGTCTTCAATGACATGAAGGTGCGCAAGGCTCAGCAGAATGAGGATGAAAAGAAGAAAAGGAAGAAGAGTGTCATGTTTTGCCTCAGTGACGACAAAAAGAAGATTGTTTTGGAGTGTGGCAAAGAGATCACGCTGGGAGACATAGGCACCACAGTTGATGACCCATACCATCACTTTGTGAAGATGCTACCACTGAACGACTGCCGCTATGCCCTCTATGACGCCACCTATGAGACCAAAGAAACTAAGAAAGAGGATCTGGTCTTCATCTTCTG GGCCCCAGAAAGTGCACCCTTGAAGAGCAAGATGATTTATGCAAGCTCAAAAGATGCTATCAAGAGGAAATTCACAG GTATCAAACACGAGTGGCAGGTGAATGGCTTGGAAGACATCAAAGACCGACGCACCCTTGCTGAAAAGCTTGGTGGAAGCTCAGTAGTCAGCCTGGAGGGATCCCCTTTATAA